A section of the Longibacter salinarum genome encodes:
- a CDS encoding MgtC/SapB family protein, producing MDASLPDLFYRFGAALVIGLLIGLQREYAFQEHEHQQEDELLAGARTFPLISLLGASFALLADVAQAPALLAMILAGVAVLLGVAHYQEAKEANTGLTTEIAALLTLSVGMLCAWDEIELAAALGVATTVLLALKVQTRSFAKTISREDVFATLKFAVITAVILPILPQQGYGPPPFDVLVPYDVWLIVILISGISFLGYVAIQVVGARRGVGLTGILGGLASSTAVTLSLAQRSRDAPSLARSFSMGVVLAWTVMFLRVLVEVAAVNVSLLRVVGIPILAMMAAGILYAVYLYMAHDSGAESDATEMKNPFRLTPAITFGILYAVILVATSAAQNYFGDAGIYVTSLVSGLADVDAITLSMARLSGPAGDVEAETAARAIVIGAAANTLLKGGIVFFTGTKSIRRPILGGMAAIIATAAATIWFI from the coding sequence ATGGACGCAAGCCTACCGGATCTGTTTTACCGTTTTGGTGCCGCGCTGGTCATCGGGCTTCTGATCGGCCTCCAGCGCGAATATGCGTTTCAGGAACACGAGCACCAGCAAGAAGACGAATTGCTGGCCGGTGCGCGCACGTTTCCGCTTATCAGTCTACTGGGAGCCTCGTTTGCCCTCCTGGCCGACGTTGCTCAGGCCCCCGCCCTGTTAGCAATGATTTTAGCCGGTGTCGCCGTGCTTCTGGGCGTGGCCCACTATCAGGAGGCGAAGGAGGCCAATACGGGGCTCACGACGGAGATCGCTGCCCTCCTCACTCTCTCGGTGGGCATGCTGTGCGCGTGGGACGAGATCGAACTCGCAGCAGCACTGGGCGTGGCAACGACCGTGCTGCTCGCGCTCAAGGTTCAAACGCGTTCATTCGCCAAAACCATTAGCCGGGAGGATGTCTTCGCCACGCTGAAGTTTGCCGTCATCACGGCAGTCATCCTGCCGATCCTGCCGCAGCAAGGGTACGGTCCCCCTCCGTTCGATGTCCTCGTGCCCTACGACGTCTGGCTGATCGTCATCCTCATTTCCGGCATCAGCTTTCTGGGATACGTGGCGATCCAGGTCGTCGGCGCACGGCGCGGCGTGGGCCTCACCGGTATTCTGGGTGGACTGGCCTCCAGCACCGCGGTCACGCTCAGCCTCGCCCAGCGGAGCCGCGACGCGCCCAGCCTCGCCCGCTCCTTCAGCATGGGCGTCGTGCTGGCGTGGACGGTCATGTTTCTCCGCGTGCTGGTGGAGGTGGCCGCCGTCAACGTCTCGCTTCTACGAGTCGTCGGTATCCCGATTCTCGCGATGATGGCAGCCGGAATCCTGTACGCCGTCTACCTCTACATGGCGCACGACTCGGGAGCGGAGAGTGATGCGACGGAAATGAAAAACCCGTTTCGCCTCACCCCGGCCATCACCTTCGGCATCCTGTATGCCGTCATTCTCGTCGCGACCAGCGCCGCACAAAATTACTTCGGAGACGCTGGCATTTACGTGACGAGCCTGGTCTCCGGCCTGGCGGATGTGGACGCCATCACTCTCTCGATGGCCCGGCTGAGCGGACCAGCGGGCGATGTAGAGGCGGAAACCGCTGCCCGGGCCATCGTCATCGGGGCCGCGGCAAATACGCTGCTGAAAGGCGGCATCGTCTTCTTCACGGGAACGAAAAGCATCCGCCGACCGATTCTCGGAGGCATGGCAGCAATCATAGCCACCGCCGCGGCAACGATCTGGTTCATCTAA
- a CDS encoding DUF2306 domain-containing protein produces MVIFVHVALGVIALVAGAWNLMAQKGTRRHRRAGWIYTGAMAGLILTSFAIFQLTGAFGPFHVMAIVSGATLTLAIYFPLRREYHDGWLEHHYFWITFSYVGLVMATGSHFAQYGPAGWSMWERGALWWGVPMVIGFALIFWKKEKVLNRLRARASLAE; encoded by the coding sequence ATGGTGATCTTTGTTCACGTCGCGCTCGGCGTCATCGCCTTGGTCGCTGGAGCATGGAATCTGATGGCGCAGAAGGGAACGCGTCGGCACCGACGAGCTGGCTGGATATACACCGGTGCCATGGCGGGTCTCATCTTGACCTCATTCGCCATCTTTCAGCTTACGGGAGCGTTCGGGCCCTTCCATGTCATGGCCATCGTTAGCGGCGCAACGCTTACTCTCGCCATCTACTTTCCCCTCCGCCGCGAATACCACGACGGCTGGCTGGAGCACCACTACTTCTGGATCACCTTCTCATACGTCGGCCTGGTGATGGCCACAGGGTCGCACTTTGCGCAGTACGGACCCGCCGGCTGGTCCATGTGGGAACGCGGCGCACTCTGGTGGGGCGTGCCGATGGTCATCGGCTTCGCGCTCATCTTCTGGAAAAAAGAGAAGGTGCTCAACCGCCTCCGGGCCCGCGCTTCGCTTGCGGAGTAA
- a CDS encoding DUF5995 family protein, with protein MSGFDPLSPANDDRMLFDDATLLGRMQSHVESWMATGDVRAVFLECYLIMTRNMVAQVHADAFGDARWVHGLLHRFAEYYFDALSAYESEGMSPPAVWQVAFDCSASGEATAVQHLLLGVNAHINYDLVLTLEDILAPEWSQLDRGHQAIRYADHCSVNRVIAQSVDAVQDTVLEPRMQFLEFVDIALGPVDEYLVSRLITSWREDVWRHTQELLRCRDERERRAYVATVEAEALRIAEWMV; from the coding sequence ATGTCGGGATTCGATCCGCTTTCGCCGGCCAACGACGACCGTATGCTCTTCGACGACGCAACGTTGCTGGGCCGGATGCAGTCGCACGTGGAGTCCTGGATGGCTACGGGGGACGTGCGGGCGGTTTTTCTCGAGTGTTATCTCATCATGACCCGCAACATGGTGGCCCAGGTGCATGCCGACGCATTTGGCGATGCTCGGTGGGTCCACGGCCTGCTCCACCGATTCGCAGAATACTACTTCGATGCGCTGAGCGCATATGAGTCAGAGGGAATGTCACCGCCGGCAGTCTGGCAGGTGGCGTTCGATTGCTCGGCGTCCGGCGAGGCGACGGCTGTGCAGCACCTTCTTCTCGGCGTCAACGCCCACATCAATTACGACCTTGTCCTCACACTGGAGGACATACTCGCCCCCGAATGGTCGCAGCTCGATCGCGGGCATCAGGCCATACGGTACGCGGACCACTGCAGCGTCAACCGGGTCATCGCTCAGTCCGTCGACGCGGTACAAGACACGGTTTTGGAGCCGCGTATGCAGTTTCTTGAATTCGTGGATATCGCGCTCGGGCCCGTCGACGAGTACCTCGTGTCCCGGTTGATCACGTCGTGGCGGGAGGACGTATGGCGCCACACGCAAGAGTTGCTCCGGTGTCGGGATGAGCGAGAGCGCCGTGCCTATGTAGCGACGGTGGAAGCTGAGGCGCTGCGGATCGCCGAATGGATGGTGTAA
- a CDS encoding LytR/AlgR family response regulator transcription factor has protein sequence MPSVSSHLPLRVLIVDDEPLARERIHTLIENEDVISSEVAVVIGEAQDGSEAIEKIERLRPTLVFLDVQMPGASGLDVVEAVGPDDMPLTVFVTAYDEYAIQAFEWAAVDYLLKPFDDDRFVESVRRARKRLEGQEHRGMGEALRDLLSEHGTEQASDDGAEPLERIAVQGRGETRIVHVDDITHITADGSYAELHTSDGTHLIRERMKTLDERLDNGEFMRIHRSAIVRLDEVVSIRRKGGGDYAVRLRNGERVSLSRNRIDALKEHLGVD, from the coding sequence ATGCCATCCGTGTCGTCCCATCTTCCTCTGCGGGTTCTTATCGTTGACGACGAGCCGTTGGCCCGCGAGCGCATCCATACGCTGATCGAGAACGAAGACGTTATCTCGAGCGAGGTGGCGGTCGTGATCGGGGAGGCTCAAGACGGATCGGAGGCGATCGAGAAGATCGAGCGTCTACGGCCAACCCTCGTTTTTCTGGATGTGCAGATGCCGGGAGCGTCGGGGCTCGACGTGGTGGAAGCGGTCGGTCCGGACGACATGCCGCTGACGGTTTTTGTCACCGCCTACGATGAGTATGCCATCCAGGCGTTCGAGTGGGCTGCCGTGGACTATCTACTCAAACCGTTCGATGACGACCGCTTTGTGGAATCCGTTCGTCGCGCTCGAAAGCGGCTGGAGGGGCAAGAGCACCGCGGGATGGGGGAGGCTCTCAGGGATTTGTTGAGCGAACACGGGACGGAGCAAGCGTCGGATGACGGTGCCGAGCCGCTGGAGCGGATCGCTGTGCAGGGCCGGGGCGAGACGCGCATTGTTCACGTGGACGACATCACGCATATCACCGCCGATGGCTCGTATGCCGAACTGCATACCTCCGACGGGACGCACCTTATTCGGGAGCGGATGAAGACGCTCGACGAGCGGCTGGACAATGGCGAATTTATGCGCATCCACCGCTCTGCCATTGTTCGGCTCGACGAGGTGGTCTCCATTCGCCGGAAAGGCGGAGGAGACTATGCCGTGCGGTTGCGGAATGGCGAACGCGTAAGTCTCAGCCGAAACCGCATCGATGCGCTAAAAGAACACCTCGGGGTTGACTAA
- a CDS encoding sensor histidine kinase, protein MRDAPSADTSISDWPTRQEWLLIIGAWTTVALLTAVNDVLAPRGGGPVEWGQFPVELGREIFEYGFWIVLTPCVFWLARRLPVERGDIARNVVLHLVFAVLGAFAVESADSILRGAMFGHGRGGAFFDPVRIATRLWFVNELVVYFVILAAGFARDYHLQKKERQAETERLRERTAVLEKELTEARLQTLRMQINPHFLFNTLHAVSTLVGRDPQGVRRMITRLSELLRRVLDEDAPQEVPLSDEIDILEDYLEIQQIRFQGGLDVEIDVPEEHRLVLVPYLLLQPLAENAVKHGAARVRGTGRIWIRATREEDTLVVTVRDNGPGFHGDDISSGLGLKNVRARLEGLYGDAAALHVASNEASSDDEAPGVTATLRLPYHTSADLYVVGEESTDRSDVATARSNAGASEDDRTRDTDAGTMHAASLEPATPDE, encoded by the coding sequence ATGCGTGACGCTCCCTCTGCCGACACGTCCATATCCGACTGGCCGACGCGCCAGGAATGGCTGCTGATCATCGGCGCGTGGACCACCGTGGCTCTACTGACTGCGGTGAACGACGTGCTGGCGCCGCGCGGAGGCGGTCCGGTCGAGTGGGGCCAGTTTCCGGTCGAGCTCGGGCGCGAGATCTTCGAGTACGGCTTCTGGATCGTGCTCACACCGTGCGTGTTCTGGCTTGCCCGCCGTCTGCCGGTCGAGCGAGGCGACATCGCGCGAAACGTCGTCTTGCATCTGGTTTTCGCTGTTCTCGGAGCTTTTGCCGTCGAGTCGGCGGACTCGATTCTACGGGGGGCGATGTTCGGGCACGGGCGGGGCGGAGCGTTTTTCGACCCGGTTCGCATCGCGACCCGCCTCTGGTTCGTGAACGAGCTGGTCGTCTACTTCGTCATTCTCGCGGCCGGCTTTGCGCGGGATTATCACCTGCAGAAAAAGGAGCGCCAGGCTGAAACGGAGCGCCTGCGTGAGCGCACGGCCGTGCTGGAGAAAGAGCTCACGGAGGCGCGGCTGCAGACGCTCCGCATGCAGATCAACCCGCACTTTCTCTTCAACACGCTTCACGCCGTGAGCACGCTCGTTGGTCGCGATCCGCAGGGCGTGCGACGGATGATTACGCGACTCAGCGAACTGCTTCGTCGTGTCCTCGACGAGGACGCGCCCCAGGAAGTGCCGCTTTCCGACGAGATCGACATCCTTGAGGATTACCTGGAGATCCAGCAGATCCGTTTTCAGGGCGGTCTCGACGTCGAAATCGACGTTCCCGAAGAGCACCGATTGGTCCTTGTGCCGTACTTGCTCCTTCAGCCGTTGGCGGAGAACGCCGTCAAGCACGGCGCGGCCCGGGTTCGCGGCACCGGGCGAATCTGGATCCGCGCCACGCGCGAAGAGGACACACTCGTCGTCACGGTCCGAGACAACGGTCCCGGTTTCCACGGAGACGACATCTCATCGGGCCTCGGGCTCAAAAATGTCCGCGCTCGGCTCGAAGGGTTGTATGGCGATGCCGCAGCACTGCACGTTGCGTCGAATGAGGCGTCAAGCGACGACGAGGCGCCCGGTGTGACGGCGACGCTTCGCCTCCCCTATCACACGAGCGCCGACCTGTACGTGGTCGGGGAAGAGAGTACGGATCGGTCGGACGTGGCAACGGCCCGGTCGAACGCTGGTGCGAGTGAAGACGACCGTACTCGCGACACCGACGCAGGAACGATGCACGCGGCGTCGCTGGAGCCGGCCACCCCCGACGAATAG
- a CDS encoding TonB-dependent receptor domain-containing protein: protein MNRIVATLVGLILFVVLPVDALSQDDDPGGRGRIEGIVVEAGPETPLVGATVSVRSPIDSSLVSGATTDANGAFVVSGLPLDTYTVVVSFVGYANTRLTDVRLTQSRPSRDLETIQVREKTQQLDEVTVSAERPAVEVRTDRTVYNTDRQIVTAGGSARTVLNDLPSIQVDLDGSISLRGSEGVVVHVNGEPTSLSGQSLASFLESLPASAVERVEVIPNPSAKEEPEGAAGIINIVLRRNRGSGWSGGATAGVGTQSSVNTSVNAGYQNNGWRLFANYGFRRGSEDEGGTRLRRNFTTDPTTILDQSETEQETERSHTGNVQLEYRPTQATTFSLESVFSTESEEQESRTNYLRSISSGSTTDRYARLNDGLSDEESVDARFSGRHEFGEDHELSAQIRYEREWESEDARYMERALATDGQLDSVRDREREDMGETEDEGTIEIDYTRAVGDLMIETGYQGETRTQKSDQVFEVFDMQSNAYQIEETSDFDYNDRTHAVYGQLTFPLSNALEMKGGLRAEQTSRTFTLPAMDASFDNDYLNFFPSAFLTYKQGERYQARLSYSKRIRRPGTWQLDPVDDNEDPNFRFQGNPQLDPEYIHSFELSMTRNWAPATVSITPFFRRTVNEIERREELLGSGVTLLTFANFASSNSYGVEVVTSLEVDDWVRGNVTLNANRVVTDASNVDSDLSNDAMAYSGRANLTFGLGYGVDLQVSQYYRAPQDIAGGEIGARMSSDVALRKELFGGSGSLSLRASDVFDSQNFELQRRTEAFYTESSRDWSQRRFILTFSYAFGNDNGGRRGSNR, encoded by the coding sequence ATGAATCGGATTGTTGCTACCCTCGTCGGTCTTATTCTGTTCGTCGTGCTTCCAGTGGATGCGCTCTCCCAGGACGACGATCCAGGAGGCCGGGGACGTATCGAAGGAATCGTGGTCGAAGCGGGCCCCGAGACTCCGCTCGTTGGAGCGACCGTGTCCGTCCGCTCGCCGATCGACTCGTCTCTGGTAAGCGGTGCGACCACGGATGCCAACGGTGCGTTCGTCGTGAGCGGCCTTCCGCTCGACACGTATACTGTGGTCGTCAGCTTTGTGGGCTATGCGAACACGCGCCTGACGGACGTCCGGTTGACGCAGTCTCGCCCGAGTCGAGACCTGGAGACGATCCAGGTGCGGGAAAAGACGCAGCAGCTTGATGAGGTCACGGTCAGTGCCGAACGGCCTGCCGTCGAGGTGCGAACCGATCGCACGGTGTACAATACGGATCGGCAGATTGTCACGGCGGGTGGATCGGCGCGAACCGTTTTGAATGATCTGCCGTCGATCCAGGTCGACCTGGACGGGAGCATTAGCCTGCGCGGGAGTGAGGGTGTGGTGGTGCACGTGAACGGCGAGCCGACCTCGCTCTCCGGGCAGTCGCTGGCGAGTTTCCTCGAAAGCCTGCCGGCCTCCGCCGTCGAGCGAGTAGAGGTGATCCCGAATCCGTCCGCGAAAGAGGAGCCGGAAGGGGCGGCCGGCATCATCAACATCGTTTTGAGACGAAACCGCGGGTCTGGATGGAGCGGAGGCGCGACGGCCGGCGTGGGCACGCAGTCGTCCGTCAACACCTCAGTGAATGCGGGCTACCAGAACAATGGATGGCGCCTGTTTGCGAACTACGGATTTCGCCGCGGCTCGGAGGACGAAGGCGGGACGCGCCTGCGCCGCAACTTTACCACGGACCCGACGACCATTCTCGACCAGTCCGAGACGGAGCAGGAGACCGAGCGCTCGCACACGGGGAACGTCCAGCTCGAGTATCGCCCCACCCAGGCGACGACCTTCTCCTTGGAATCGGTCTTCAGTACGGAATCCGAAGAGCAGGAGAGCCGGACCAATTATCTTCGGAGCATATCTTCTGGGTCGACCACCGATCGGTACGCCCGTTTAAATGATGGCCTGAGCGACGAGGAGAGCGTTGACGCGCGGTTTTCGGGGCGCCACGAGTTCGGAGAAGACCACGAACTCTCCGCACAGATCCGGTATGAGCGCGAGTGGGAGTCCGAAGATGCCCGTTATATGGAGCGCGCTCTCGCAACGGACGGGCAACTCGATTCGGTTCGCGATCGAGAGCGAGAAGACATGGGTGAGACGGAGGACGAGGGCACGATCGAGATCGACTACACGCGAGCCGTGGGCGACCTCATGATCGAAACTGGATACCAGGGGGAAACCCGCACGCAGAAGTCGGATCAGGTCTTCGAGGTGTTCGACATGCAGTCCAACGCCTACCAGATTGAGGAAACGAGCGACTTCGACTATAACGACCGTACGCATGCCGTCTACGGGCAGCTGACCTTTCCTCTCAGCAATGCATTGGAAATGAAAGGTGGCCTTCGGGCAGAGCAGACGTCGCGGACGTTCACGCTTCCCGCGATGGATGCGTCGTTCGATAACGACTACCTGAACTTCTTCCCGAGCGCGTTTCTGACCTACAAGCAGGGAGAGCGTTACCAGGCCCGCTTGTCCTACAGCAAGCGAATTCGCCGACCTGGCACCTGGCAGTTGGATCCTGTCGACGACAACGAGGACCCCAACTTTCGCTTTCAAGGGAATCCGCAGCTGGATCCGGAATACATCCACTCGTTCGAGCTCAGCATGACGCGCAACTGGGCTCCGGCGACCGTCTCGATCACGCCCTTCTTCCGGCGGACGGTGAACGAGATCGAGCGGCGCGAGGAACTGCTGGGTAGTGGCGTGACCTTGCTCACGTTCGCTAATTTCGCTTCCAGCAATTCGTACGGCGTCGAGGTGGTCACGTCTCTAGAGGTCGATGACTGGGTGCGGGGGAATGTGACGCTGAACGCGAATCGGGTCGTCACCGACGCCAGCAACGTGGATAGCGACTTGAGCAATGACGCCATGGCCTACTCGGGTCGGGCGAACCTCACGTTTGGTCTTGGCTATGGCGTCGACCTGCAGGTGAGCCAGTACTACCGGGCACCGCAGGACATTGCCGGGGGCGAGATCGGCGCGCGGATGAGCAGCGACGTTGCCCTCCGGAAGGAACTGTTCGGGGGAAGCGGGAGCCTGAGCCTGCGCGCGAGCGACGTCTTTGACTCGCAGAACTTCGAGCTGCAACGCAGAACCGAAGCGTTTTACACCGAAAGCTCCCGCGACTGGAGTCAGCGCCGCTTCATCCTTACCTTCTCGTACGCCTTCGGTAACGACAACGGAGGTCGCCGGGGCTCTAACCGATAA
- a CDS encoding glycosyltransferase, with protein MNILILTIGTRGDVQPHVALAVGLRKAGHNVTLCTSPRYRNLFADRGLSFAPLSDDLVAITESVEGRAALEDMSSLISGVRTAVRLIREHGDIQRQLVRDGWKAAEAAQPDLIVYHPKMACGLHFAEKLGIPAVITPLYPIFLPTTDFPNIGLAPLPLPRVLREAYNRGTHHLVQTVVRTVSTRYFREWRAQNGLPPAPRGTGVVRTSDGDRVPMLNAWSEHVAPNPDDWPESVETTGYWFLDRPEDWTMPDELQNFLAAGDPPVYIGFGSMARQHPERTTQTVLDALRRTGLRALISRGWGGLVPEDVPDSIYLFDEAPHDALFPLCSAVVHHGGAGTTAAGLRAGRPTVICPFFGDQPFWGRRVHALGVGPEPIPQKQLTPGRLAAALATVTRNERMREKAAHLGEQIRVEDGVGRAVARLEAVVRSSPQAHPEEAL; from the coding sequence ATGAACATTTTGATTCTTACCATCGGCACGCGGGGTGATGTCCAGCCGCACGTTGCTCTCGCCGTCGGACTCAGAAAAGCCGGACACAACGTCACGCTCTGTACAAGCCCCCGCTACCGAAACCTCTTTGCGGATCGCGGTCTCTCCTTTGCACCACTCAGCGACGACCTCGTGGCGATCACGGAGTCCGTGGAAGGCCGGGCGGCGCTGGAGGACATGTCGAGCCTGATTTCCGGCGTTCGAACGGCTGTGCGGCTGATTCGCGAGCATGGCGACATCCAGCGTCAACTCGTGCGGGACGGGTGGAAAGCGGCGGAGGCGGCACAACCGGACCTGATCGTCTACCATCCGAAGATGGCGTGCGGGCTTCACTTTGCAGAAAAACTCGGCATTCCGGCCGTCATCACTCCGCTGTATCCGATCTTTCTACCAACGACGGATTTCCCGAACATCGGCCTTGCCCCACTGCCTCTCCCGCGCGTCCTGCGAGAAGCCTACAATCGCGGCACCCACCATCTCGTGCAGACGGTCGTCCGCACCGTTAGCACCCGGTATTTTCGAGAATGGCGCGCGCAGAACGGTCTTCCCCCCGCCCCCCGAGGAACGGGCGTCGTCCGAACGTCGGATGGTGATAGAGTCCCGATGCTAAACGCGTGGAGTGAGCACGTCGCCCCGAACCCCGACGATTGGCCGGAAAGCGTCGAGACGACCGGCTACTGGTTTCTCGATCGTCCGGAGGACTGGACGATGCCGGATGAACTGCAGAATTTCCTCGCGGCCGGCGACCCGCCCGTCTACATCGGCTTCGGGAGCATGGCGAGACAACACCCCGAACGGACGACGCAGACCGTTCTAGATGCGCTTCGGCGAACCGGTCTGCGAGCGCTCATTTCGCGCGGGTGGGGCGGACTCGTTCCCGAGGATGTGCCGGACTCGATTTACCTCTTCGACGAGGCCCCGCATGACGCCCTGTTTCCCCTCTGCTCGGCCGTTGTTCACCACGGGGGAGCCGGAACCACGGCGGCCGGACTGCGCGCCGGTCGACCAACGGTCATCTGCCCCTTCTTCGGCGATCAGCCCTTCTGGGGACGACGCGTGCATGCACTCGGCGTCGGCCCGGAGCCGATCCCGCAGAAACAGCTGACCCCCGGTCGCCTCGCCGCAGCCCTTGCGACGGTAACGCGAAACGAGCGCATGCGGGAGAAAGCGGCTCATCTCGGCGAACAGATCCGCGTGGAAGATGGCGTAGGCCGCGCCGTCGCTCGGCTCGAAGCCGTCGTCCGCTCGTCGCCACAGGCACACCCGGAAGAGGCACTCTGA
- a CDS encoding EamA family transporter, with translation MSDSLHVRALSAWVIVCVVWGTTYLSNDLAIASIPPFRYASLRFLSAGIIVFLAARWYAGDDGTSVRDIVLHPTARAGMLTLGIGVGANIWALQWLPTGVAAVLVAGVPLYMVLVDRFVFDGARLRPAVGLGLALGLTGIALIAMEQSGDPSAAEASLIAVAGVIAGGISWAFGSVMIRYTSPPADLASTAGAQMLWAGALQGAVSLVVGETLTEPVTLLSGGAAVYSVLIGSCIAYSAYLYALRHLSVAFVSTYVFVNPVIALWLGWLLLDETMTMQTVAASAVILAGLALTRFRSRSRKT, from the coding sequence GTGTCTGACTCGCTCCACGTTCGTGCGCTTTCCGCCTGGGTGATCGTGTGCGTGGTGTGGGGCACGACCTATCTGAGCAACGATCTCGCGATCGCGTCCATCCCGCCCTTTCGGTACGCATCGCTCCGGTTTCTTTCGGCCGGAATCATCGTCTTTCTCGCCGCACGCTGGTATGCCGGAGACGACGGTACGTCTGTCCGAGACATTGTCCTGCACCCGACGGCCCGAGCGGGCATGCTGACGCTGGGCATCGGCGTCGGCGCGAACATCTGGGCGCTTCAGTGGCTCCCGACCGGCGTCGCCGCGGTCCTCGTCGCCGGCGTCCCGCTGTACATGGTCCTCGTCGACCGCTTCGTCTTCGACGGTGCGCGCCTCCGCCCGGCCGTCGGCCTCGGACTGGCACTTGGTCTCACTGGCATCGCCCTCATTGCGATGGAGCAGTCCGGCGACCCCAGCGCAGCCGAAGCGTCGCTCATCGCCGTCGCAGGCGTCATTGCGGGTGGAATCAGCTGGGCATTCGGGTCGGTGATGATCCGGTACACGTCTCCGCCCGCCGACCTGGCCTCGACAGCCGGCGCACAGATGCTCTGGGCCGGAGCCTTGCAGGGTGCCGTCAGCCTCGTGGTCGGGGAAACGCTGACGGAGCCGGTCACCCTTCTCAGCGGAGGCGCCGCCGTATACAGTGTGCTGATCGGGTCGTGCATCGCCTACAGCGCGTATCTCTACGCCCTCCGGCACCTGTCGGTCGCGTTTGTTTCGACGTACGTCTTCGTGAACCCGGTGATCGCGCTCTGGCTCGGGTGGCTATTACTGGACGAAACGATGACAATGCAGACGGTCGCCGCGTCTGCCGTCATCCTGGCCGGACTCGCGCTCACCCGTTTTCGCTCGCGATCGCGGAAAACCTGA
- a CDS encoding methylated-DNA--[protein]-cysteine S-methyltransferase encodes MATIRYTIIDSPLGPLLVTSDGEAITGLRMASDDDSFDIPTGWRQTNAPFAEVREQLDAYWAGTLRTFDVPLAPGGTPFQQKVWTALGSIPYGTTCTYGAIAQRIGQPRAAQAVGAANGQNPIAIVIPCHRVVGHDGSLTGYAGGLDRKRTLLRHESQNSGLFASEAQTPMSDH; translated from the coding sequence ATGGCAACCATCCGCTACACAATCATCGACTCCCCTCTCGGCCCACTCCTGGTCACATCCGATGGGGAAGCGATCACGGGTCTCCGGATGGCGTCCGATGATGATTCGTTCGACATCCCGACCGGTTGGCGTCAGACCAACGCCCCCTTCGCTGAGGTGCGCGAGCAGCTCGATGCATACTGGGCGGGGACGCTCCGAACGTTTGACGTGCCCCTCGCCCCCGGCGGCACCCCCTTTCAGCAGAAGGTGTGGACGGCGCTCGGCTCCATTCCTTACGGCACCACGTGCACGTACGGCGCCATCGCGCAGCGAATCGGTCAGCCCCGGGCGGCACAGGCGGTCGGCGCAGCCAACGGCCAAAATCCCATCGCCATCGTGATTCCCTGCCACCGGGTCGTCGGCCATGACGGATCGCTGACTGGCTATGCCGGCGGCCTCGACCGAAAGCGCACGCTCCTCCGCCACGAGTCTCAGAACAGCGGTCTCTTCGCCAGCGAGGCACAAACACCCATGTCCGATCACTGA